A window of Halocalculus aciditolerans contains these coding sequences:
- a CDS encoding ATP-binding protein produces MREYLRVTPTSERLNPERLPQALESLHKLTLTNSTGLADKLNPLHSKTPLRFEFLALSEGADDPVEFYYGADDHLDTLEKRLRSIYPETFDIERTKVDVASRLVQPVEFDRETFVDHYESGDLTYEFGPDEQYERGTDEDSQARQADAQSVAEGGTVGDLSADHIIEIGDTALELAPPDAIPEDEPLTTLAKPTVTTEGTILARPATKTVSPLGVRWQGSATRKQDWMTSLSPFTADDEAELPAVDQPGGALASLVDHLMEATAPVAFQAVFQRRESWQSDADLRKEDVIDGRDTLAQEIIGSLFELDDQSESRDRNQLSDAVAKRVAAIEAKNPKRSFTANIRAIGIPSGDDGRDDLDDRMQSLVPVFDPLDGPYYEVAAERVRDSGFRAATKERNARAALQRLLDREITTGRGTTRPEFVLSGRELANFVLVPSSEQLTVEGARGTRAEQQSRNPLPRPHQDLMSEFRDGMAIGYALDDTGEAEDEPTHIPPGLLPTHYGRFGTTGSGKSKALINDMLSLYANTEGPTILIIPKNDDMAQNYMRAHARRFGMTDLQENVVHFPIPDVLPGFSFFDLEPSMESGRRREDAVQRKADHYEEILKLVMGTDRYERATVAPTLIKTLIKTLFDEEYGRENGLYRASTDYFAHRQLEHVVDQLWEAGPPNENIGDAPRSSDEEVTRTIRRQLQLDSNTFANVMGGVGNRLAYISQDTHLRQIFNNTENQFDFRDVLDEDTVILFDLGDLRDDAARIMTGVILTNLDAALKDRKQALPQHSDDYVVNLLVDEAASVVVSDIMNDLLEKGRGFRLSVGLSMQFPEQMEAEGGRKIYLNALNNIGSSLIGKINVDRELARAMAHEEMDPADFANRIRSLPRGEWIASLPSPTFGETGPYPFSLEPLPIPPGHPESESPLTEREEEQFTETLSSMHEDINDEHGVPAEPDTSTTSTPADGHEVLDIASDDLDVAIANVVRSLQLREGCREENGWVAVEAVDDELRRLFDDVDAEPPSYDALADIRERSRYLDTTVDIDADELRIRLTDAGEEVATPDTGGVQAAGGSAHDAALLQIEEELTALGFTVSILAQDGSEKPDARASHPDVSDRFAIEVETTTPENPAKVLTNLRKAQAAGDIPLFVVRPGNDETEWAERVDGILTPPVRTLQNGETRFYTTDSNLTFSGGATEEGGVTAVRPATDDENGTQNIWQRDGDEIVLRDASGTEHIRLESLEKLSKDRVPAIYSYDHAADEYVVYEHGEQHIYETKSAFEDDWIRIKKPFVPEDEFSTPEYSCDSYVIVILADEKSSVVYTDGTTKPLTTLFDHSTAHNESEGDSKNDDENSDRAETDYRAESAPGEDMPGEDSSEQISQTNGSELDHDADDFESFVDVYVTEEEEAELPKDDLYNAYRIWAIRHDKEVQSKAWFSRSLGEFVTYDTSRIRQNETRVNCYTGISLTAAGQQLIE; encoded by the coding sequence ATGCGTGAGTACCTCCGCGTGACGCCTACCTCCGAACGCCTCAATCCGGAGCGGCTGCCGCAGGCACTGGAGAGTCTCCACAAACTGACCTTAACGAACTCGACAGGGCTAGCTGACAAACTCAATCCGCTACACAGCAAAACACCGCTACGATTCGAATTCCTCGCGCTCAGCGAGGGTGCAGACGACCCCGTCGAATTCTACTACGGTGCTGACGACCATCTGGATACGCTTGAGAAACGTCTCCGGTCGATCTATCCCGAGACGTTCGACATCGAGCGTACCAAAGTCGACGTCGCATCCCGACTCGTGCAGCCTGTGGAATTCGACCGAGAGACATTCGTCGATCACTATGAGTCGGGCGATCTCACGTACGAGTTCGGTCCTGACGAGCAATACGAACGTGGGACTGACGAAGACAGTCAAGCGAGGCAAGCAGACGCCCAATCAGTCGCGGAAGGAGGGACGGTCGGCGACCTGTCTGCCGACCACATCATCGAGATCGGAGACACCGCCCTCGAACTCGCCCCACCAGATGCGATTCCCGAGGATGAGCCACTCACGACGCTTGCCAAACCAACGGTGACAACAGAGGGGACGATACTCGCCCGGCCAGCGACCAAGACCGTCTCCCCACTCGGCGTGCGGTGGCAGGGGTCGGCCACTCGGAAACAGGACTGGATGACCTCACTCTCGCCATTCACTGCCGACGACGAAGCAGAACTCCCAGCCGTCGATCAGCCAGGTGGTGCGCTCGCGTCGCTTGTCGACCACCTGATGGAGGCGACAGCACCAGTAGCGTTCCAGGCCGTCTTCCAGCGACGCGAGAGCTGGCAGTCCGATGCCGACCTTCGCAAGGAGGACGTCATCGACGGCCGAGACACACTCGCTCAGGAGATTATTGGCTCCCTTTTCGAACTCGACGATCAGTCGGAGAGCCGGGACAGAAACCAGCTGAGCGACGCCGTTGCAAAACGTGTCGCGGCAATCGAGGCGAAAAATCCGAAGCGGTCGTTCACCGCGAACATCCGAGCGATCGGGATTCCGTCCGGGGACGACGGTCGCGATGATCTCGATGATCGGATGCAATCACTTGTCCCGGTATTCGACCCGCTTGACGGACCGTACTACGAGGTTGCGGCCGAACGGGTACGCGACAGCGGCTTCCGGGCAGCCACGAAAGAACGGAACGCACGAGCGGCGCTGCAGCGGCTCTTGGATCGTGAGATCACGACCGGCCGTGGGACGACCCGACCCGAGTTCGTCCTGAGTGGCCGAGAACTCGCGAATTTCGTACTCGTGCCCTCCTCGGAACAGCTGACTGTCGAGGGGGCACGTGGGACGCGTGCGGAACAGCAGAGTCGGAATCCATTGCCACGCCCCCACCAGGACCTCATGAGTGAATTCCGCGACGGGATGGCAATCGGGTATGCCCTCGACGACACCGGCGAGGCCGAAGACGAGCCGACACACATTCCACCCGGACTGCTGCCCACTCATTACGGCCGGTTCGGAACAACCGGCTCTGGGAAGTCGAAAGCCCTCATCAACGATATGCTGTCGCTGTACGCCAACACCGAGGGGCCGACGATCCTCATCATCCCGAAGAACGACGACATGGCCCAGAATTATATGCGGGCTCACGCGCGTCGGTTCGGAATGACCGACCTCCAAGAGAACGTCGTCCACTTCCCGATCCCGGACGTCCTCCCCGGGTTCTCGTTTTTCGATCTCGAACCGTCGATGGAGAGCGGACGGCGCCGCGAAGACGCCGTCCAACGGAAGGCCGACCACTACGAAGAGATTTTGAAGCTCGTGATGGGAACCGACCGCTACGAGCGGGCGACTGTGGCCCCAACTCTCATCAAGACACTCATCAAGACACTGTTCGACGAGGAATACGGGCGTGAGAACGGGCTCTACCGAGCGTCGACGGACTACTTCGCCCACCGACAGCTCGAACACGTCGTCGACCAGCTCTGGGAGGCCGGGCCACCGAACGAGAACATCGGCGACGCCCCACGGTCGAGCGACGAGGAAGTCACCCGGACGATTCGACGGCAGCTCCAGTTAGATTCGAACACCTTCGCGAACGTGATGGGCGGTGTCGGAAACCGTCTCGCCTACATCTCACAGGATACGCACCTGCGGCAGATCTTCAATAATACCGAGAACCAGTTCGACTTTCGGGATGTCCTCGACGAGGATACGGTCATCCTCTTCGACCTCGGCGACCTCCGCGACGACGCCGCCCGGATCATGACCGGTGTGATCCTGACCAATCTCGATGCAGCTCTCAAGGACCGCAAACAGGCCCTCCCCCAGCACTCGGACGACTACGTCGTGAACTTGCTCGTCGACGAGGCAGCATCGGTCGTGGTCTCCGACATCATGAATGATCTCCTCGAGAAAGGCCGGGGATTCCGGCTCTCTGTTGGTCTGTCGATGCAGTTCCCCGAACAGATGGAGGCTGAAGGTGGGCGGAAGATCTACCTGAATGCTCTGAACAACATCGGCAGTTCACTCATCGGGAAAATCAACGTCGACCGGGAACTGGCGCGAGCGATGGCCCACGAAGAGATGGACCCCGCGGATTTCGCCAATCGGATTCGTTCGTTGCCACGAGGGGAGTGGATCGCCAGCCTGCCAAGCCCGACGTTCGGTGAAACGGGGCCGTATCCGTTCAGTCTCGAACCACTCCCGATTCCACCGGGCCACCCCGAGAGCGAATCCCCGCTCACAGAGCGTGAAGAGGAGCAGTTCACTGAGACACTCTCCTCGATGCACGAGGACATCAATGACGAACACGGTGTGCCGGCTGAGCCAGACACTTCAACAACGAGCACACCTGCCGACGGACACGAGGTGCTCGATATCGCGAGCGACGACCTGGACGTCGCGATTGCGAACGTGGTTCGGAGTCTGCAGCTTCGAGAGGGCTGCCGTGAGGAAAACGGCTGGGTGGCCGTCGAAGCAGTTGACGACGAACTCAGACGACTCTTCGACGACGTCGACGCCGAGCCGCCATCGTATGATGCCCTCGCGGACATCCGAGAACGATCACGATACCTCGATACGACCGTCGATATCGACGCCGACGAGCTCCGCATCCGGCTCACTGACGCCGGAGAAGAGGTCGCGACACCCGATACTGGTGGCGTGCAGGCCGCTGGTGGGAGTGCCCACGACGCAGCACTCCTTCAGATCGAAGAAGAGCTCACCGCACTCGGTTTCACCGTCTCGATCCTCGCACAGGATGGCAGCGAGAAACCTGACGCGAGGGCGAGCCACCCCGACGTTTCCGACCGATTCGCCATCGAAGTCGAAACGACGACACCCGAGAATCCCGCGAAAGTGCTCACGAATCTCCGGAAGGCCCAAGCAGCAGGTGATATCCCGCTGTTTGTCGTTCGACCAGGAAACGACGAAACTGAGTGGGCCGAGCGTGTTGACGGCATTCTCACACCTCCCGTCCGTACCCTCCAGAATGGTGAGACACGGTTCTACACGACTGACTCGAATCTCACGTTCAGCGGTGGAGCGACCGAAGAAGGTGGAGTGACGGCCGTGCGACCGGCGACCGACGACGAGAACGGGACCCAGAACATCTGGCAGCGTGATGGCGACGAGATCGTCCTTCGTGATGCCAGCGGGACGGAACATATCCGCCTCGAGTCGCTGGAAAAACTCTCGAAAGATCGTGTTCCGGCCATCTACAGCTACGACCACGCTGCCGACGAGTACGTCGTTTATGAGCACGGTGAACAACACATCTACGAGACGAAATCGGCGTTCGAGGACGACTGGATTCGGATCAAAAAGCCGTTCGTTCCGGAAGACGAGTTCTCCACCCCAGAGTACAGCTGCGACAGCTACGTAATCGTGATTCTTGCCGATGAGAAGTCATCAGTCGTCTACACGGACGGGACAACGAAACCTCTCACAACCCTATTTGATCACTCAACCGCCCACAATGAATCAGAGGGGGACTCCAAAAACGACGACGAAAATAGTGACCGGGCGGAGACTGACTATCGGGCCGAATCTGCTCCGGGAGAGGATATGCCGGGGGAAGATTCCTCAGAGCAAATCTCCCAAACTAACGGGAGTGAACTCGATCACGACGCGGACGATTTCGAGTCATTCGTTGACGTGTACGTTACCGAAGAAGAGGAGGCGGAACTCCCGAAGGATGATCTCTATAATGCGTATCGGATATGGGCAATCAGACACGACAAAGAAGTTCAATCGAAAGCGTGGTTCTCCCGTTCTCTCGGGGAGTTCGTAACGTATGATACGAGTCGGATTCGTCAAAACGAAACCCGCGTGAACTGCTATACAGGTATTTCGCTCACGGCAGCAGGGCAACAATTGATTGAATGA
- a CDS encoding phage NrS-1 polymerase family protein codes for MNKNIIDEPEEIPETLRERDQWVCWREEERDGKPTKIPVTPGGGGFASSTESETWASFETALDYTETAHADGVGFVFTDDDPIVGVDLDDCRDPETGDVDDAALDIIERLDSYTEVSPSGTGYHVLIRGELPDGRNRRGSIELYDTARFFTVTGDHVERTPTCVARRQDALRAIHREYVQETERDTAAEPEQRGSADDESPTTGAAGVDVDLEDDDLLEKARNASNGEKFERLWNGNTVGYDSQSEADMALCCLLAFWTGGDRTQMEQLFRQSGLMREKWDEVHYADGSTYGEKTIERAIAITSEFYDPDAGDDTADEIPATSSPDVGAADSERSRAYLAEKNQILSDRVDELEATLTEKTERIDALEAEVKRLTDELATRGQEEECQGEHAATTSENSSESESSSLLGRLFGGRSK; via the coding sequence ATGAATAAGAATATCATCGACGAACCGGAGGAGATTCCGGAGACGCTACGCGAACGGGACCAGTGGGTGTGCTGGCGCGAAGAAGAGCGGGACGGCAAGCCGACGAAGATTCCGGTGACGCCGGGAGGTGGGGGGTTCGCGTCATCAACAGAGTCGGAGACCTGGGCGAGTTTCGAGACAGCGCTCGACTACACCGAGACGGCACACGCCGATGGCGTCGGGTTCGTGTTTACCGACGACGACCCCATCGTCGGCGTCGATCTGGACGACTGCCGCGACCCGGAAACCGGCGACGTCGACGACGCGGCACTAGACATCATCGAGCGCCTCGACTCCTATACGGAGGTGTCACCGTCCGGCACCGGCTATCACGTCCTCATCAGGGGCGAACTTCCCGACGGGCGGAACCGTCGCGGGAGCATCGAACTGTACGACACGGCACGCTTTTTCACCGTCACTGGCGATCACGTCGAGCGGACACCAACGTGCGTCGCACGTCGACAGGACGCGCTCAGAGCGATTCACCGTGAGTACGTTCAGGAGACAGAGCGTGACACGGCAGCAGAGCCCGAACAGCGTGGTAGCGCTGACGACGAGTCACCGACGACCGGTGCAGCCGGCGTTGACGTCGACCTCGAAGACGATGACCTCCTCGAGAAAGCGCGAAACGCATCGAACGGCGAGAAGTTCGAGCGGCTCTGGAACGGGAATACGGTCGGCTACGACAGTCAGTCCGAGGCCGACATGGCGCTGTGCTGTTTGCTGGCGTTCTGGACCGGTGGTGACCGGACCCAAATGGAGCAGCTGTTCCGCCAGTCGGGATTGATGCGAGAGAAGTGGGACGAGGTCCACTACGCTGATGGGTCGACGTATGGGGAGAAGACCATCGAGCGAGCAATTGCGATTACTTCGGAGTTCTACGACCCGGACGCCGGCGACGATACCGCGGACGAGATCCCCGCCACATCGTCGCCAGACGTCGGCGCTGCTGACTCGGAGCGGAGTCGCGCATATCTCGCCGAGAAGAACCAGATCTTGAGCGACCGCGTCGACGAGCTCGAGGCGACACTCACGGAGAAAACCGAGCGCATCGACGCTCTCGAAGCGGAGGTCAAGCGACTCACTGACGAACTTGCCACCCGTGGCCAGGAGGAGGAGTGCCAGGGCGAGCACGCCGCTACTACGAGTGAGAACAGTAGTGAGTCAGAGTCATCCTCACTGTTGGGTCGGTTATTCGGCGGTCGGTCCAAGTAG
- a CDS encoding DUF7558 family protein encodes MQQTLTGCAFCDAPPSTETGEAHTWGEDERVTHPICVDCAIQMEPDPNERDRYACDGCGLVVDALAALTRFRVELGHLEGPLQLCARCSPGGPATYWTHDLDEHLVE; translated from the coding sequence ATGCAGCAGACGCTTACAGGGTGTGCGTTCTGCGACGCTCCGCCCAGCACCGAGACTGGCGAGGCCCACACATGGGGGGAAGATGAGCGGGTCACCCACCCCATCTGCGTCGACTGCGCGATCCAGATGGAGCCGGACCCCAACGAGCGCGATCGCTACGCCTGCGATGGCTGTGGGCTCGTCGTCGACGCCCTCGCGGCGCTCACGCGCTTCCGTGTGGAACTCGGCCATCTCGAGGGGCCGCTGCAGCTGTGTGCGCGATGTAGTCCTGGCGGGCCCGCGACGTACTGGACGCACGACCTCGATGAGCATCTCGTTGAGTGA
- a CDS encoding DUF6036 family nucleotidyltransferase, whose translation MRARFDSSYIRSELERIGEQLDDPLTVFLIGGGAMAFQDLKTTTKDIDLIVASGDDLGQLQAVLLELGYDIVREPDEEYEALGAQRILENDDGCRIDIFHQQVIDKLVLSDGIRKRSERYLNPSNLVVELVSPEDIFLFKAVAGRVDDIEDMFSLLQTDLDFDVVEAELAAQIDLLDQELFVTYVNEALADLTEQHNVRTPLHEPVAEITERVYEELEVLHALDEPKSMPALQQELDYTTVELQDIVSRLEEKDAVKETADRIERLSTTI comes from the coding sequence ATGAGGGCGCGATTCGACAGTTCGTACATTCGGTCGGAACTCGAGCGCATCGGCGAGCAGCTAGACGACCCACTCACTGTCTTCTTGATCGGCGGTGGGGCAATGGCGTTCCAGGATCTCAAGACCACTACCAAGGATATCGATCTCATCGTCGCATCCGGTGATGACCTCGGGCAGCTCCAAGCAGTACTGCTCGAACTTGGTTACGATATCGTTCGGGAACCGGACGAAGAATACGAAGCGCTCGGTGCTCAGCGAATCCTCGAGAACGATGATGGGTGTCGAATCGACATCTTTCACCAGCAGGTAATCGATAAACTGGTTCTTTCTGACGGGATTCGGAAGCGTAGCGAGCGGTACCTCAACCCCAGCAACTTGGTGGTCGAACTCGTGAGCCCAGAGGACATCTTCCTATTCAAGGCGGTCGCCGGACGGGTGGACGATATCGAAGATATGTTTTCGCTGCTGCAGACTGACCTCGATTTCGACGTCGTCGAAGCAGAACTCGCCGCGCAGATCGACCTCTTGGATCAAGAGCTATTCGTAACATACGTGAACGAGGCGTTGGCCGATCTCACCGAGCAACACAACGTGAGGACACCCCTGCATGAGCCGGTCGCGGAGATTACAGAGCGCGTATACGAGGAACTCGAAGTGCTTCACGCCCTCGACGAACCGAAATCTATGCCTGCCCTCCAGCAGGAACTCGATTACACCACGGTTGAATTACAGGATATCGTGAGTCGTCTCGAGGAGAAAGACGCAGTCAAGGAAACCGCTGATCGCATCGAGCGTCTTTCGACGACGATCTGA